One genomic region from Microcella humidisoli encodes:
- a CDS encoding carbohydrate ABC transporter permease: MTATQTSSAPRRAAAKAAARRADRAGWLLVVPALVAYGTFVIYPLATGIQYSFYDWNGIGVATWVGLENYAQVLTNPDLLGAIRNSFVLIAFFTIIPVGTGLVLATLIRTMRDGFALRASQTVLFLPQIIPLAAAGIAWSWMYAQTGAVNQILSSIGLGFLTRPWLADYATALPAVGLIGSWVLTGLCTVLLLTGIGKIDTSLYEAIRLDGAGWFREFFTITLPGLRQELAVLVTLTVIAALSTFDIIYTSTQGGPGRATLVPGLLIFRIGFTQSDVGLASAFGIVMMVLVLALVLPIQRLSRIGDR; the protein is encoded by the coding sequence GTGACTGCCACGCAGACGTCGAGCGCCCCTCGTCGGGCTGCCGCGAAAGCGGCGGCCCGACGGGCCGACCGGGCGGGATGGCTCCTCGTTGTCCCGGCACTGGTCGCCTACGGAACCTTCGTGATCTACCCGCTCGCCACGGGCATCCAGTACTCGTTCTACGACTGGAACGGCATCGGGGTCGCCACGTGGGTCGGCCTCGAGAACTACGCGCAGGTGCTGACGAACCCCGACCTGCTCGGGGCGATCCGCAACTCGTTCGTGCTCATCGCCTTCTTCACGATCATCCCGGTCGGCACCGGCCTCGTGCTCGCGACGCTCATCCGCACCATGCGCGACGGCTTCGCGCTGCGGGCCTCGCAGACGGTGCTGTTCCTGCCGCAGATCATTCCGCTCGCCGCAGCAGGCATCGCCTGGTCGTGGATGTACGCGCAGACGGGCGCGGTCAACCAGATCCTCAGCAGTATCGGGCTCGGGTTCCTGACGCGCCCGTGGCTCGCCGACTACGCCACCGCGCTGCCGGCGGTCGGGCTCATCGGCTCGTGGGTACTCACGGGGCTCTGCACCGTGCTGCTGCTCACCGGCATCGGAAAGATCGACACCTCGCTCTACGAGGCGATCCGGCTCGACGGCGCCGGCTGGTTCCGCGAGTTCTTCACGATCACACTGCCCGGCCTGCGGCAAGAGCTCGCGGTGCTCGTGACTCTCACGGTCATCGCCGCGCTGAGCACCTTCGACATCATCTACACGTCCACGCAGGGCGGCCCCGGGCGCGCGACGCTCGTGCCGGGCCTGCTCATCTTCCGCATCGGGTTCACGCAGAGCGACGTCGGCCTCGCGTCGGCGTTCGGCATCGTCATGATGGTGCTGGTGCTCGCCCTCGTGCTCCCCATCCAGCGGCTCTCGAGGATCGGCGACCGATGA